In one window of Gadus chalcogrammus isolate NIFS_2021 chromosome 12, NIFS_Gcha_1.0, whole genome shotgun sequence DNA:
- the LOC130393524 gene encoding anoctamin-8-like — translation MADSQQVHAVPPITSSLPNSPNPQPRVEDDICDYFGVKVAMYFAWLGFYTTSMLYPAVIGFVLWMLTESDQTSRDICSVVFALFNVVWATLFLERWKRRGSELAYKWGTLDSPAECLEEPRPQFRGVKRCSPVTGCEEYFYPPWRRLLFRWLVSLPVCLLCLCVVFLAMLVCFELQEFVMGIKEMPRLARFIPKIMLAITVSACDEVYRKIAFWLNDMENYRLQSAYEKHLIIKMVLFQFVNSYLSLFYIGFYLKDMERLKEMLATLLIIRQFLQNVKEVLQPYLYERQKLYDLTPRALWELFSSALLKYARLAAGKPQASPSDQAALGPGLRGQRAGQGQAERREKKCLNGGCGVPDEEEGGADRDEADSGRFSEGETEEESLMDCGLKLRKVSFIEKVERRACSGPPIDDSFLEEGSPTMVEQGMASVFQMCDDDDDNGVHDIKEPHHAGGGGSTTGAGAGAGGAEHGGARQRKQGRGGPERAEPRAKRESWIDPPEERENKTLTQAEVESCMQTYEDTFGDYQEMFVQFGYVVLFSSAFPLAALCALINNIIEIRSDAFKLCSGLQRPFGQRVECIGQWQTAMEAMGLIAIIVNCYLIGQCGQLQRLFPWLSPEMAIISIVILEHFAVLLKYIIHVSIPDIPNWVEEEMAKLEYQRREAFKKHERQAQQHYQQLQRRKREEEERQRQAEHAARRERERGEGKGGDGASGGGGGGGGGDHHHDKSHGSKSRSSGGGGASGGGSGGGGGSGEKPKRPSSLLANNNVMKLKQIMPLQGKFSSGAGARSPQSPTGAEPKLPGFLSFKFLKSPENRKEATAAATTSSSSSSSSVHGSGSQERSQSPSKAFNPGKLFNFGKTEGGACVNGGSSSSDGGRLPSRADLNGVPDEIPAPGCNGGPENGHPSSDPDHKA, via the exons ATGGCAGACAGCCAACAGGTTCACGCTGTTCCCCCCataacctcctccctccccaactCCCCCAACCCCCAGCCCAGGGTCGAAG ATGACATCTGCGACTACTTCGGGGTGAAGGTGGCCATGTACTTCGCCTGGCTGGGGTTCTACACCACCTCCATGCTGTACCCCGCCGTCATCGGCTTTGTGCTGTGGATGCTCACCGAGTCagaccag ACGAGCCGGGACATCTGCTCGGTGGTGTTTGCGCTGTTCAACGTGGTGTGGGCCACGCTGTTCCTGGAGCGCTGGAAGAGGAGGGGCTCGGAGCTGGCCTACAAGTGGGGGACGCTGGACAGCCCGGCCGAGTGCCTGGAGGAGCCTCGGCCGCAGTTCAGG gGGGTGAAGCGCTGCAGCCCCGTCACCGGCTGTGAGGAGTACTTCTACCCCCCGTGGCGGCGGCTGTTGTTCAGGTGGCTGGTCAGCCTGCCCGTCTGCCTGCTCTGCCTCTGCGTCGTCTTCCTGGCCATGCTGGTCTGCTTCGAGCTGcag GAGTTTGTGATGGGGATCAAAGAAATGCCAAGGCTAGCCCGCTTCATCCCAAAGATCATGCTGGCCATCACTGTGAGCGCGTGTGACGAAGTGTACAGGAAGATAGCCTTCTGGCTCAACGACATGG AAAACTACAGACTCCAGAGTGCCTATGAGAAACATCTCATCATCAAAATGGTTCTT TTTCAGTTTGTAAATTCTTATCTTAGCCTTTTCTACATCGGGTTCTACCTCAAAGACATGGAGCGTCTGAAAGAG atGCTGGCCACCCTTCTCATCATCCGCCAGTTCCTCCAGAACGTGAAGGAGGTGCTGCAGCCTTACTTGTACGAGCGCCAGAAGCTGTACGACCTCACCCCACGGGCCCTGTGGGAGCTCTTCTCCTCAGCGCTGCTCAAGTACGCCCGGCTGGCCGCAGGAAAGCCCCAGGCTTCTCCCAGCGACCAGGCCGCACTGGGCCCCGGCCTCAGGGGCCAGAGAGCGGGCCAGGGACAAGCAGAAAGAAG GGAGAAGAAGTGTCTGAACGGGGGCTGCGGGGTcccggacgaggaggaggggggcgcggACCGGGACGAGGCAGACAGCGGGCGCTTCagcgagggggagacggaggaggagagcctgATGGACTGCGGGCTGAAGCTCAGGAAGGTCAGCTTCATCGAGAAG gtggaGCGGCGGGCCTGCAGCGGCCCCCCCATCGACGACAGCTTCCTGGAGGAGGGCAGCCCCACCATGGTGGAGCAGGGCATGGCCTCCGTCTTCCAGATgtgcgacgacgacgacgacaacggCGTCCATGACATCAAGGAGCCGCACCACGCCGGGGGGGGCGGGTCCAcgacgggggcgggggcgggggcggggggggcggagcACGGCGGGGCGCGGCAGAGGAagcaggggcgggggggcccggAGAGGGCGGAGCCGAGGGCCAAGCGGGAGTCGTGGATCGACCCCCCGGAGGAGCGGGAGAACAAGACGCTGACGCAGGCGGAGGTGGAGAGCTGCATGCAGACCTACGAG gaCACGTTCGGGGACTACCAGGAGATGTTCGTCCAGTTCGGCTACGTGGTGCTGTTCTCCTCGGCCTTCCCGCTGGCCGCGCTGTGCGCGCTCATCAACAACATCATCGAGATCCGCAGCGACGCCTTCAAGCTCTGCAGCGGCCTGCAGAGGCCCTTCGGCCAGAGGGTGGAGTGCATCGGCCAATGGCAG ACGGCCATGGAGGCCATGGGTCTGATCGCCATCATCGTCAACTGTTACCTGATTGGACAGTGCGGCCAGCTCCAGCGCCTCTTCCCCTGGCTCAGCCCCGAGATGGCCATCATCTCCATCGTCATCCTGGAG cacTTTGCGGTCCTGCTGAAGTACATCATCCACGTGTCCATCCCTGATATTCCCaactgggtggaggaggagatggccaAGCTGGAGTACCAGCGCAGAGAGGCCTTCAAG AAGCACGAGCGGCAGGCGCAGCAGCACTACCAGCAGCTGCAGCGGCGCAagcgcgaggaggaggagcggcagcGGCAGGCGGAGCACGCTGCCCGCCGCGAGAGGGAGCGCGGCGAGGGCAAGGGGGGGGACGGCGCctccgggggcggcggcggcggaggcgggggGGACCACCACCACGACAAGTCCCACGGCAGCAAGTCCCGCTCctccggcgggggcggggccagtggAGGAGGCAGCGGAGGAGGCGGCGGGAGCGGCGAGAAGCCCAAGCGACCCAGCTCGCTGCTGGCCAACAACAACGTGATGAAGCTCAAGCAGATCATGCCGCTGCAGGGCAAGTTCTCGTCGGGCGCCGGTGCCCGCTCGCCCCAGTCGCCCACGGGCGCCGAGCCCAAGCTGCCGGGCTTCCTGAGCTTCAAGTTCCTCAAGTCGCCTGAGAACAGGAAGgaggccaccgccgccgccacgacgtcttcctcttcgtcgtcgtcctcgGTGCACGGGAGCGGCTCCCAGGAGCGCTCCCAGTCGCCCAGCAAGGCCTTCAACCCCGGAAAACTCTTTAACTTCGGGAAGACGGAGGGCGGGGCCTGTGTGAAcggaggctcctcctcctccgacggCGGCCGGCTGCCGTCCCGGGCGGACTTGAACGGCGTGCCGGACGAGATCCCGGCGCCGGGGTGCAACGGGGGGCCGGAGAACGGCCACCCCTCCTCCGACCCGGACCACAAAGCCTAG